A single window of Nicotiana tomentosiformis chromosome 1, ASM39032v3, whole genome shotgun sequence DNA harbors:
- the LOC104118571 gene encoding nuclear transport factor 2-like isoform X2, with protein sequence MAAAVPAVAAQQPVSAQVVGNAFVQQYYHILHHSPGLVFRFYQDISKLGRPEDDGSMSITTTMQAINEKILSLNYADFRAEIRSVDSQKSFNGGVHVFVTGHLTGKDNLIRNFSQTFFLAPQDRGYFVLNDMFRYVEIVNQQDTVQVPETDVLAPVTTEQTVADPPPAQENHISEQSKPSAEEANGGEVYNPPENDNVPVVEEEVHVAEVVDEVQGDSQMAAESNIIVEDVPKKSYASIVMHLKESAATFSPLPAPAPRKIVPKSVGQMSQPPAAAPADSPVLNSDFVDNVNNQEGEADGYSIYIKGLPMSATAAMLEDEFKKFGPIKNGGIQVRSNRQHGFCFGFVEFEVESAVQKAIEASPVLIGGCQAVVEEKKSTNSRGNTRARYPSGRGSGFRNDGGRGRGNYGGGRGYNRGDFNGRSEFNKGGNRGGSSNRGGDGYQRTDNMGGNSGRMNHGGGMPNGAAKNMPPQVSATA encoded by the exons ATGGCGGCGGCAGTACCGGCTGTGGCGGCACAACAACCTGTCTCTGCTCAAGTT GTTGGTAATGCGTTTGTGCAGCAGTATTATCATATACTGCACCATTCACCAGGGCTGGTATTTAGGTTTTATCAGGATATAAGCAAACTTGGTCGCCCTGAAGATGATGGCTCCATGTCCATCACTACCACTATGCAA GCTATCAATGAAAAGATACTTTCACTTAATTATGCGGACTTCAGAGCAGAGATCAGGTCTGTGGATTCCCAAAAGTCCTTCAATGGGGGAGTCCATGTCTTTGTTACTGGACACTTGACTGGGAAAGACAACTTGATCCGAAATTTCTCTCAAACATTCTTCCTGGCTCCACAAGACCGAGGGTACTTTGTTTTGAATGACATGTTTCGATATGTGGAGATTGTCAATCAACAAGACACAGTCCAGGTTCCAGAAACTGATGTGCTGGCTCCTGTTACTACAGAGCAAA CTGTTGCAGATCCCCCTCCAGCTCAGGAGAACCACATTTCTGAGCAGAGTAAACCATCCGCTGAGGAAGCTAATGGGGGAGAAGTTTACAACCCTCCTGAGAATGATAATGTGCCTGTTGTTGAAGAGGAAGTTCATGTGGCTGAGGTTGTTGATGAAGTGCAAGGCGACTCTCAAATGGCAGCTGAATCTAACATCATAGTTGAAGACGTGCCTAAGAAGTCTTATGCTTCAATT GTCATGCATCTAAAGGAAAGTGCTGCAACTTTCTCCCCTCTTCCAGCACCTGCTCCTAGGAAGATTGTGCCGAAGAGTGTTGGGCAAATGAGTCAACCTCCTGCAGCAGCACCAGCTGACAGCCCTGTTCTGAACTCAGATTTTGTTGATAATGTGAATAACCAAGAGGGAGAAG CTGATGGCTACTCCATCTACATCAAAGGTCTGCCTATGAGTGCCACTGCTGCCATGCTTGAAGATGAGTTCAAGAAGTTTGGGCCTATCAAGAATGGAGGCATTCAAGTCCGAAGTAACAGA CAACATGGATTTTGTTTTGGCTTTGTGGAATTTGAGGTGGAATCTGCTGTGCAAAAAGCGATTGAG GCTTCTCCAGTTTTAATTGGTGGATGCCAAGCTGTCGTTGAGGAAAAGAAGTCTACCAATTCTCGAG GTAACACTAGGGCTAGATATCCATCTGGAAGGGGTTCCGGATTCAGGAACGATGGAGGACGAGGGCGAGGAAACTATGGAGGTGGTAGGGGCTACAATCGTGGTGATTTCAATGGAAGAAGCGAGTTCAACAAGGGTGGCAATCGTGGAGGATCATCCAACCGTGGGGGTGATGGATATCAGCGAACTGACAACATGGGAGGTAACAGTGGGCGGATGAATCATGGTGGTGGGATGCCTAATGGAGCTGCGAAAAATATGCCACCACAGGTTTCTGCTACAGCTTGA
- the LOC104118571 gene encoding nuclear transport factor 2-like isoform X4, with protein sequence MAAAVPAVAAQQPVSAQVVGNAFVQQYYHILHHSPGLVFRFYQDISKLGRPEDDGSMSITTTMQAINEKILSLNYADFRAEIRSVDSQKSFNGGVHVFVTGHLTGKDNLIRNFSQTFFLAPQDRGYFVLNDMFRYVEIVNQQDTVQVPETDVLAPVTTEQNPPPAQENHISEQSKPSAEEANGGEVYNPPENDNVPVVEEEVHVAEVVDEVQGDSQMAAESNIIVEDVPKKSYASIVMHLKESAATFSPLPAPAPRKIVPKSVGQMSQPPAAAPADSPVLNSDFVDNVNNQEGEADGYSIYIKGLPMSATAAMLEDEFKKFGPIKNGGIQVRSNRQHGFCFGFVEFEVESAVQKAIEASPVLIGGCQAVVEEKKSTNSRGNTRARYPSGRGSGFRNDGGRGRGNYGGGRGYNRGDFNGRSEFNKGGNRGGSSNRGGDGYQRTDNMGGNSGRMNHGGGMPNGAAKNMPPQVSATA encoded by the exons ATGGCGGCGGCAGTACCGGCTGTGGCGGCACAACAACCTGTCTCTGCTCAAGTT GTTGGTAATGCGTTTGTGCAGCAGTATTATCATATACTGCACCATTCACCAGGGCTGGTATTTAGGTTTTATCAGGATATAAGCAAACTTGGTCGCCCTGAAGATGATGGCTCCATGTCCATCACTACCACTATGCAA GCTATCAATGAAAAGATACTTTCACTTAATTATGCGGACTTCAGAGCAGAGATCAGGTCTGTGGATTCCCAAAAGTCCTTCAATGGGGGAGTCCATGTCTTTGTTACTGGACACTTGACTGGGAAAGACAACTTGATCCGAAATTTCTCTCAAACATTCTTCCTGGCTCCACAAGACCGAGGGTACTTTGTTTTGAATGACATGTTTCGATATGTGGAGATTGTCAATCAACAAGACACAGTCCAGGTTCCAGAAACTGATGTGCTGGCTCCTGTTACTACAGAGCAAA ATCCCCCTCCAGCTCAGGAGAACCACATTTCTGAGCAGAGTAAACCATCCGCTGAGGAAGCTAATGGGGGAGAAGTTTACAACCCTCCTGAGAATGATAATGTGCCTGTTGTTGAAGAGGAAGTTCATGTGGCTGAGGTTGTTGATGAAGTGCAAGGCGACTCTCAAATGGCAGCTGAATCTAACATCATAGTTGAAGACGTGCCTAAGAAGTCTTATGCTTCAATT GTCATGCATCTAAAGGAAAGTGCTGCAACTTTCTCCCCTCTTCCAGCACCTGCTCCTAGGAAGATTGTGCCGAAGAGTGTTGGGCAAATGAGTCAACCTCCTGCAGCAGCACCAGCTGACAGCCCTGTTCTGAACTCAGATTTTGTTGATAATGTGAATAACCAAGAGGGAGAAG CTGATGGCTACTCCATCTACATCAAAGGTCTGCCTATGAGTGCCACTGCTGCCATGCTTGAAGATGAGTTCAAGAAGTTTGGGCCTATCAAGAATGGAGGCATTCAAGTCCGAAGTAACAGA CAACATGGATTTTGTTTTGGCTTTGTGGAATTTGAGGTGGAATCTGCTGTGCAAAAAGCGATTGAG GCTTCTCCAGTTTTAATTGGTGGATGCCAAGCTGTCGTTGAGGAAAAGAAGTCTACCAATTCTCGAG GTAACACTAGGGCTAGATATCCATCTGGAAGGGGTTCCGGATTCAGGAACGATGGAGGACGAGGGCGAGGAAACTATGGAGGTGGTAGGGGCTACAATCGTGGTGATTTCAATGGAAGAAGCGAGTTCAACAAGGGTGGCAATCGTGGAGGATCATCCAACCGTGGGGGTGATGGATATCAGCGAACTGACAACATGGGAGGTAACAGTGGGCGGATGAATCATGGTGGTGGGATGCCTAATGGAGCTGCGAAAAATATGCCACCACAGGTTTCTGCTACAGCTTGA
- the LOC104118571 gene encoding nuclear transport factor 2-like isoform X3 → MAAAVPAVAAQQPVSAQVVGNAFVQQYYHILHHSPGLVFRFYQDISKLGRPEDDGSMSITTTMQAINEKILSLNYADFRAEIRSVDSQKSFNGGVHVFVTGHLTGKDNLIRNFSQTFFLAPQDRGYFVLNDMFRYVEIVNQQDTVQVPETDVLAPVTTEQNPPPAQENHISEQSKPSAEEANGGEVYNPPENDNVPVVEEEVHVAEVVDEVQGDSQMAAESNIIVEDVPKKSYASIVMHLKESAATFSPLPAPAPRKIVPKSVGQMSQPPAAAPADSPVLNSDFVDNVNNQEGEAADGYSIYIKGLPMSATAAMLEDEFKKFGPIKNGGIQVRSNRQHGFCFGFVEFEVESAVQKAIEASPVLIGGCQAVVEEKKSTNSRGNTRARYPSGRGSGFRNDGGRGRGNYGGGRGYNRGDFNGRSEFNKGGNRGGSSNRGGDGYQRTDNMGGNSGRMNHGGGMPNGAAKNMPPQVSATA, encoded by the exons ATGGCGGCGGCAGTACCGGCTGTGGCGGCACAACAACCTGTCTCTGCTCAAGTT GTTGGTAATGCGTTTGTGCAGCAGTATTATCATATACTGCACCATTCACCAGGGCTGGTATTTAGGTTTTATCAGGATATAAGCAAACTTGGTCGCCCTGAAGATGATGGCTCCATGTCCATCACTACCACTATGCAA GCTATCAATGAAAAGATACTTTCACTTAATTATGCGGACTTCAGAGCAGAGATCAGGTCTGTGGATTCCCAAAAGTCCTTCAATGGGGGAGTCCATGTCTTTGTTACTGGACACTTGACTGGGAAAGACAACTTGATCCGAAATTTCTCTCAAACATTCTTCCTGGCTCCACAAGACCGAGGGTACTTTGTTTTGAATGACATGTTTCGATATGTGGAGATTGTCAATCAACAAGACACAGTCCAGGTTCCAGAAACTGATGTGCTGGCTCCTGTTACTACAGAGCAAA ATCCCCCTCCAGCTCAGGAGAACCACATTTCTGAGCAGAGTAAACCATCCGCTGAGGAAGCTAATGGGGGAGAAGTTTACAACCCTCCTGAGAATGATAATGTGCCTGTTGTTGAAGAGGAAGTTCATGTGGCTGAGGTTGTTGATGAAGTGCAAGGCGACTCTCAAATGGCAGCTGAATCTAACATCATAGTTGAAGACGTGCCTAAGAAGTCTTATGCTTCAATT GTCATGCATCTAAAGGAAAGTGCTGCAACTTTCTCCCCTCTTCCAGCACCTGCTCCTAGGAAGATTGTGCCGAAGAGTGTTGGGCAAATGAGTCAACCTCCTGCAGCAGCACCAGCTGACAGCCCTGTTCTGAACTCAGATTTTGTTGATAATGTGAATAACCAAGAGGGAGAAG CAGCTGATGGCTACTCCATCTACATCAAAGGTCTGCCTATGAGTGCCACTGCTGCCATGCTTGAAGATGAGTTCAAGAAGTTTGGGCCTATCAAGAATGGAGGCATTCAAGTCCGAAGTAACAGA CAACATGGATTTTGTTTTGGCTTTGTGGAATTTGAGGTGGAATCTGCTGTGCAAAAAGCGATTGAG GCTTCTCCAGTTTTAATTGGTGGATGCCAAGCTGTCGTTGAGGAAAAGAAGTCTACCAATTCTCGAG GTAACACTAGGGCTAGATATCCATCTGGAAGGGGTTCCGGATTCAGGAACGATGGAGGACGAGGGCGAGGAAACTATGGAGGTGGTAGGGGCTACAATCGTGGTGATTTCAATGGAAGAAGCGAGTTCAACAAGGGTGGCAATCGTGGAGGATCATCCAACCGTGGGGGTGATGGATATCAGCGAACTGACAACATGGGAGGTAACAGTGGGCGGATGAATCATGGTGGTGGGATGCCTAATGGAGCTGCGAAAAATATGCCACCACAGGTTTCTGCTACAGCTTGA
- the LOC104118571 gene encoding nuclear transport factor 2-like isoform X1, with protein MAAAVPAVAAQQPVSAQVVGNAFVQQYYHILHHSPGLVFRFYQDISKLGRPEDDGSMSITTTMQAINEKILSLNYADFRAEIRSVDSQKSFNGGVHVFVTGHLTGKDNLIRNFSQTFFLAPQDRGYFVLNDMFRYVEIVNQQDTVQVPETDVLAPVTTEQTVADPPPAQENHISEQSKPSAEEANGGEVYNPPENDNVPVVEEEVHVAEVVDEVQGDSQMAAESNIIVEDVPKKSYASIVMHLKESAATFSPLPAPAPRKIVPKSVGQMSQPPAAAPADSPVLNSDFVDNVNNQEGEAADGYSIYIKGLPMSATAAMLEDEFKKFGPIKNGGIQVRSNRQHGFCFGFVEFEVESAVQKAIEASPVLIGGCQAVVEEKKSTNSRGNTRARYPSGRGSGFRNDGGRGRGNYGGGRGYNRGDFNGRSEFNKGGNRGGSSNRGGDGYQRTDNMGGNSGRMNHGGGMPNGAAKNMPPQVSATA; from the exons ATGGCGGCGGCAGTACCGGCTGTGGCGGCACAACAACCTGTCTCTGCTCAAGTT GTTGGTAATGCGTTTGTGCAGCAGTATTATCATATACTGCACCATTCACCAGGGCTGGTATTTAGGTTTTATCAGGATATAAGCAAACTTGGTCGCCCTGAAGATGATGGCTCCATGTCCATCACTACCACTATGCAA GCTATCAATGAAAAGATACTTTCACTTAATTATGCGGACTTCAGAGCAGAGATCAGGTCTGTGGATTCCCAAAAGTCCTTCAATGGGGGAGTCCATGTCTTTGTTACTGGACACTTGACTGGGAAAGACAACTTGATCCGAAATTTCTCTCAAACATTCTTCCTGGCTCCACAAGACCGAGGGTACTTTGTTTTGAATGACATGTTTCGATATGTGGAGATTGTCAATCAACAAGACACAGTCCAGGTTCCAGAAACTGATGTGCTGGCTCCTGTTACTACAGAGCAAA CTGTTGCAGATCCCCCTCCAGCTCAGGAGAACCACATTTCTGAGCAGAGTAAACCATCCGCTGAGGAAGCTAATGGGGGAGAAGTTTACAACCCTCCTGAGAATGATAATGTGCCTGTTGTTGAAGAGGAAGTTCATGTGGCTGAGGTTGTTGATGAAGTGCAAGGCGACTCTCAAATGGCAGCTGAATCTAACATCATAGTTGAAGACGTGCCTAAGAAGTCTTATGCTTCAATT GTCATGCATCTAAAGGAAAGTGCTGCAACTTTCTCCCCTCTTCCAGCACCTGCTCCTAGGAAGATTGTGCCGAAGAGTGTTGGGCAAATGAGTCAACCTCCTGCAGCAGCACCAGCTGACAGCCCTGTTCTGAACTCAGATTTTGTTGATAATGTGAATAACCAAGAGGGAGAAG CAGCTGATGGCTACTCCATCTACATCAAAGGTCTGCCTATGAGTGCCACTGCTGCCATGCTTGAAGATGAGTTCAAGAAGTTTGGGCCTATCAAGAATGGAGGCATTCAAGTCCGAAGTAACAGA CAACATGGATTTTGTTTTGGCTTTGTGGAATTTGAGGTGGAATCTGCTGTGCAAAAAGCGATTGAG GCTTCTCCAGTTTTAATTGGTGGATGCCAAGCTGTCGTTGAGGAAAAGAAGTCTACCAATTCTCGAG GTAACACTAGGGCTAGATATCCATCTGGAAGGGGTTCCGGATTCAGGAACGATGGAGGACGAGGGCGAGGAAACTATGGAGGTGGTAGGGGCTACAATCGTGGTGATTTCAATGGAAGAAGCGAGTTCAACAAGGGTGGCAATCGTGGAGGATCATCCAACCGTGGGGGTGATGGATATCAGCGAACTGACAACATGGGAGGTAACAGTGGGCGGATGAATCATGGTGGTGGGATGCCTAATGGAGCTGCGAAAAATATGCCACCACAGGTTTCTGCTACAGCTTGA